Within Acidobacteriota bacterium, the genomic segment ATCGGTGGACGATCCCGCGCAGCGGCGTGCCGTCGCGCGCCGGATCGAAGGATCGGACGAACTCGGCCGGCGACGGCCCCATCACGGCCGCGACGGCCTCGATCGAGGCCATCACGGAGGCGACGCGGCCGAACGCCAGCGCCGCAGCGACGAAGGCGACGATTTCACGATCGGCCACTGTTTGGTAGCGCCGGACGATCTGGATCGGATCCAGCGCGGAGTCCGGCGCATTGAACTGGTCGTAGAGCGCGTCGAGCGCCGGCCGCAGTCCGGCGGCCGAGCGGCGCGCCCCGCCGGCCATCGTCAGAACGCCGTGACGGGCACGCCCGCGCGGCACTGCGGACACTCCGAGACCGCGTAGTTCTCGGTGGCCCGGTACTCGGCCAGGGCGACGTTCGGAATGCCGAGATCGACGAGCGGCTCCAGCCGATCGTAGATCTGCACGGTCGCGATCACCGTGCCCCCTTCGGCCTCGATCACCGACTTGGCGCGCTCGAACGTCTTGCCGGTGTTCCGGACGTCGTCGGCGAGCAGCACGCGGCGGCCCGCGACGACCGTGCGATAGAACGGACGGAGCATGAGGTTGCCGGCGGCGTCCGACGACACCGGCGCGAAGCTGGTCGGCGGCGTGCTCAGGCTGCGCCGGCCGTCGAGCAGTCCGGCCATCGTGTGGGCCAGCAACGCCCCGCCGAGCACCGGGCCGGCCACGACGTCGGTGGACGACACGAGGTCTTCGGGCAGCACGTCGATCAGATCCTGCGCCAGCCGCCAGATCAGCGACGGCTGCCTGAAGATCCGGTGCGCGTTGAGATACACGCGGCCGTGATAGCCGTTGCCGTAGTCGAAGTGCCCGTCGAGCATGAGCACCTCGAATTGCTGGAGGTTGGCAAGCGCTTTTCTACGCAGGTCGTCGCGGCGGCTCATACGGTCCTCGAAATGTCGTGCGGGCGTCGTGCGGTCATCTCGTGCGTTCCGCGCTCACGCGGGATCGGACGGCAGCGTCAAGCCGGGCACGGCGGCGTTGACATACACGATTCGTCCACCCACGATCGTCGCGGCCACCGCGCCGGTGAGCGTCCATCCGTCGAACGGCGTGTTCTTCGATTTGGAGCGGAGGTCGGCGGCATGAACCGTGACCCCGACGTCGGGAGCCAGCACGGTGATGTCGGCGGGACCGCCGGCAGCGAGCGTGCCGCCGGGAACACCGAGCACCCGGGCCGGCGCGGCGGACAGCAGCTCCACGAACCGGTCGAGGCCGATCACGCCGGCGTGCACGAGCCGATCGAGACAGAGCGGCACGGCTGTCTCGAGACCGACGATCCCGAACGGCGCGTTGTCGAACTCGAGCGCTTTCTCGTCCGCATGATGCGGGGCGTGATCCGTGGCGATGACGTCGATTGTGCCGTCCCGGAGCCCGTCGATCATCGCGAGGCGGTCGGCTTCGTCCCGGAGCGGCGGGTTCATCTTGAACTTCGTGTCGTATCCGCCGTGTGCGAGGAGCGCCTGGTCGGTCAACACGACGTGGTGCGGCGTCACTTCGCAGGTGACGTGAATCCCGCGCGCCTTGCCTTCGCGCACGGCGCGCAGCGACTGCCGCGCGCTCATGTGGGCGACGTGCACGTGCCCGCCGGTCAGTTCCGCCAGCGAGATGTCGCGCTCGACCATCACGGATTCGGCCGCGCCGGGCATCCCTCGCAGGCCGAGCATCGCGGCAGCCGTCCCTTCGTGAATGACCCCTTCGCCCTTGAGCGACGGGTCCTCGCAGTGGTCGATGACCGGCATCTGGAACATCGACGCGTATTCGAGCGCGCGGCGCATGAGCAGCGCCGTCCGCACCGGATGCCCGTCGTCGGAGATCGCGACGCAGCCGGCGGCGTGCAGGTCGCCGATCTCGGTCAGCTCCTCGCCCTTCGATCCCTTCGACACCGCACCGATGGGATACACCCGCGCCAGGCCGGCCTCGGCCGCCCGCTTCAGGATGAACTCGGTCACCGGCGCCTGATCGTTGACCGGCGTGGTGTTCGGCATGCAGGCCACCGCAGTGAAGCCGCCCGCCACCGCGGACGCGAGACCGGTGGCCACCGTCTCCTTGTGCTCCTGGCCCGGCTCCCGCAGGTGCACGTGCATGTCGATGAGGCCCGGCGTGACGACGCAGCCGGCCGGGAGCTCGACGACGGTGGCACCATCGACCGGCAATCCCTTGCCGACGGCGCCGATCCGCGGCCCGTCGATGCGAATGTCGACGTGCCCGTTCCACCCCGCGACGGGATCGACGAGCCGGACGTTCCTCAACAGCAGAGCCCTCGGCGCCGTGGTCATCCCTTCACGTCCTCCCCTTCGCCGCCGGCGAGCAGGTAGAGCACTGCCATCCGGACGGCCACGCCGTTGGCCACCTGGTCGAGAATCACCGACCACGGGCCATCGGCCACGTCGGAATCGATCTCGACGCCGCGATTCAGCGGGCCGGGATGCATGACGATCACATCGGGCGCCGCCCGCCGCAGCCGCTCGCCCGTCAGGCCGAACAGCGAGAAGTACTCGCGGACGGAGGGAAAGAACAGCCCGTGCATCCGCTCGTGCTGGACGCGCAGCATCATCACGACGTCCGCGCCGTCGACCGCCTCGTTCATCGACGACGTCGCGCGGACGCCGAACTGATCGAGGCCGACCGGCATCAGCGTCGGCGGTCCGCAGGCGACGACGTCAGCGCCCATGCGCGTGAGGAGCAGAGCGTTGGATCGGAACACGCGGCTGTGCAGCAGGTCGCCGATGATCGCGACGCGCAGCCCGGCCAGCCGCCCCTTGCGCTCGAGAATCGTGACGGCGTCGAGCAGCGCCTGCGTCGGATGTTCGTGCATGCCGTCGCCGGCGTTGATGATGCTGCCGCGGCAGATCCTCGACAGGTGATGCGCGGCGCCGGACGCCCAGTGGCGCATCACGATCATGTCGGGCGCCATCGCTTCCAGCGTCCGGGCGGTGTCGGCGAGCGTCTCGCCCTTCGACACGCTCGAGCCGGCCGTCGTCATGCCCAGCGTGTCGGCGCTCAGCCGCTTCTCGGCCAGCTCGAAGGACATCCGGGTGCGGGTGCTGGCTTCGAAGAACAGGTTGATCACGGTGCGCCCGCGGAGCGCGGGCACCTTCTTGATGGGCCGCAGCGCGACTTCCTTCATCGCGAAGGACGTCTGGATGATCAGCTCGATCTCCGAGGCGTCGAGCTCGCCGATGCCGAGCAGGTGACGGCTGCGCAGGCTGGTGGCTGCCGCGACGGTCATCCTTGCACCTCCACTTCGTCGCGCCCGTCCGTCTCGGCCAGGCGCACCTGCACGGTCTGTTGACGAGAGGTCGGGACGTTGCGGCCGACGTAATCGGCGCGGATCGGCAGCTCGCGGTGTCCCCGATCGACGAGCGCGACGAGCTGGATGGCGCGCGGCCGCCCGAAGTCGATGAGCGCGTCGAGCGCCGCCCGAACCGTCCGGCCGGTGTAGAGCACGTCGTCGACCAGCAGGATCACGCGGCCGTCGATCGAGAACGGGATCTCGGTGCGGCGGATGACCGGCTGCGATCCAGCCGCGTGCCCCATGAGGTCGTCGCGGTACAGCGTGATGTCGAGCGCACCGGTCGGCACCTCGACGCCGCTCAACGCTTTGATCGCGGCGGCGAGGCGCGCGGCGATCGGCACGCCACGCGCGCGAATGCCGACGAGCGCGAGGTCCTCGATGCCGCGGTTGTGTTCCAGGATCTCGTGCGCGATCCGCGAGATGCTCCGCGAGACGCGATCCGCGTCCATCACGATGGGCATCAACGCCTCCAAGCCGCCGGGAACCGGCTGCGCCACATCGAGGATGCCGAGAAGGAGAGAGACGGGAGAAGACGACGCGCGGGAGAAGAGCTCGACATGACACCTCTTTGCGGCCTCGCGGGACCGCATTAAAGAGCAGGAGGCAGTCTATCACGCGCGCGAACCGCCGGCACGCGACGCCTTCCCTACCGCTCGTGCGTCGCGACGTACTTCACCGGGTGATCGAGCTGGAACGTCGACACGAACAGGTCGCGGCGGGCGAAGCCGTCCATGTCGCGGCCGACTTCCGCGCCCATGTAGTACAGGACGGTCGGCGCCAGATCGAGAATCGATCCCGGCCGCGGTTGGCCGTGTGTCACGGCCGTGCCGTACGCCAGGAGGAACCCGGCTGGCGCGCGCTCGTTCGTGCCCGTGTCGTCCCGCCTGCCGAGCAGCCTCGCCACGAGCCGCGCGCGGGGTCCGGCCGGCTCCATGCCGAAGCCCGACACCACGAGCAGCAGGTCGCCCGGTGCGAGACGGTGGAGCGCGCCGCCGACCTCGGCGTCGAGATACTCGTAGTACTGATCGAGCGGCGACCGTTGCGGATCGACGCGCCGAGGTTCGCCGAAGAGCTCGGGCTGGGCCTCGCGCAAGTAACGGCGTCCCACCTCGGCCAGCCCTTCGTAGCGCACGGCCGTCAGCCGCGGCGCGAACTGCTCGGCCAGCTCCGACGCGGCGTCGCTGTACGCGCGGTCCCATCGCACGCCCTCGAGCCCGGGCGGCGCCATCGCGCCTTCGGCCAACGCCGGCAGCACCTCGTCCCATGGCGCGGACATCCAGCGATCGAACACCGGCCGCGCCACGTCGACGGCAGTGGTGGGATCGCCCGCGCTGGCATCCGCCAGGCGAAG encodes:
- a CDS encoding dihydroorotase; its protein translation is MTTAPRALLLRNVRLVDPVAGWNGHVDIRIDGPRIGAVGKGLPVDGATVVELPAGCVVTPGLIDMHVHLREPGQEHKETVATGLASAVAGGFTAVACMPNTTPVNDQAPVTEFILKRAAEAGLARVYPIGAVSKGSKGEELTEIGDLHAAGCVAISDDGHPVRTALLMRRALEYASMFQMPVIDHCEDPSLKGEGVIHEGTAAAMLGLRGMPGAAESVMVERDISLAELTGGHVHVAHMSARQSLRAVREGKARGIHVTCEVTPHHVVLTDQALLAHGGYDTKFKMNPPLRDEADRLAMIDGLRDGTIDVIATDHAPHHADEKALEFDNAPFGIVGLETAVPLCLDRLVHAGVIGLDRFVELLSAAPARVLGVPGGTLAAGGPADITVLAPDVGVTVHAADLRSKSKNTPFDGWTLTGAVAATIVGGRIVYVNAAVPGLTLPSDPA
- a CDS encoding aspartate carbamoyltransferase catalytic subunit, whose protein sequence is MTVAAATSLRSRHLLGIGELDASEIELIIQTSFAMKEVALRPIKKVPALRGRTVINLFFEASTRTRMSFELAEKRLSADTLGMTTAGSSVSKGETLADTARTLEAMAPDMIVMRHWASGAAHHLSRICRGSIINAGDGMHEHPTQALLDAVTILERKGRLAGLRVAIIGDLLHSRVFRSNALLLTRMGADVVACGPPTLMPVGLDQFGVRATSSMNEAVDGADVVMMLRVQHERMHGLFFPSVREYFSLFGLTGERLRRAAPDVIVMHPGPLNRGVEIDSDVADGPWSVILDQVANGVAVRMAVLYLLAGGEGEDVKG
- the pyrR gene encoding bifunctional pyr operon transcriptional regulator/uracil phosphoribosyltransferase PyrR; amino-acid sequence: MPIVMDADRVSRSISRIAHEILEHNRGIEDLALVGIRARGVPIAARLAAAIKALSGVEVPTGALDITLYRDDLMGHAAGSQPVIRRTEIPFSIDGRVILLVDDVLYTGRTVRAALDALIDFGRPRAIQLVALVDRGHRELPIRADYVGRNVPTSRQQTVQVRLAETDGRDEVEVQG